A stretch of the Spartobacteria bacterium genome encodes the following:
- a CDS encoding cytoplasmic protein, with protein sequence MNGNQRSIADISVNTDNLYREESYTDLSVGHIQKLTPITIDCEDDTTRPVKFIASTQVVSPMGAIPITATIDVTTLREAIDAFPQAIQKALEDMMEQAQRMQREEASRVVIPGQNSRNDLIL encoded by the coding sequence ATGAATGGAAATCAACGCAGTATCGCAGACATCAGTGTCAACACAGACAATCTTTATCGTGAAGAATCCTACACCGATCTCAGCGTGGGACATATCCAGAAACTGACCCCCATTACCATAGATTGCGAAGACGATACGACCCGCCCGGTCAAATTCATCGCCAGCACACAGGTCGTTTCTCCTATGGGTGCCATTCCCATCACGGCCACCATCGACGTCACCACCCTGCGTGAAGCCATTGATGCGTTTCCCCAGGCCATCCAGAAGGCACTGGAAGATATGATGGAGCAGGCCCAGCGCATGCAGCGTGAAGAAGCATCCCGCGTGGTCATCCCCGGCCAGAACAGCAGGAACGATCTCATTCTGTAA